The following DNA comes from Myxococcales bacterium.
GACCCGCGCTCCGTGAGCTTCGATCGCCGGGGTGAGCACGGCGTGCTGGGTCTCGAGCTCAGCGAGCCGTGCCCGGACCAATGCGTCGGCGCTCGGCGAACGCGGGTCCATGCTGCTCGGAATGCGCGCGATCGCCGGCGGACCGGCCAGCACCACATAGTAGGCGGACTCCGTCTCCGAGAGCGCCGCGCTCCGGCTCGCGGCCGGCTCCGGCGAATCAACCTCGGTGCAGGACAACGCGGCAAGTCCCGCGAGGGCGACGGGGACCGCGAGGCGGAGACTTCGGCGCATGGCTCGGCGGGTATAAAGCAGGAGCGCGCGGAGGGCGAGGGGTCATGCGTTGACGGTCTGCGTCGAAAGCGCGAGCCTCGCGCGGCCCCATGGCGGAGCGCTGGATCTTGCACGCAGACATGGATGCTTTCTACGCATCCATCGAACAACGTGACCGGCCGGAGCTCAGGGGAAGACCGGTCATCGTCGGCGCACAGAGTCCCCGGGGTGTGGTCGCGGCCGCCTCCTACGAGGCCCGGACGTTCGGGGTGCGCTCGGCGATGCCCGGGTTTCGCGCGCGGGAGCTCTGCCCCCACGGCGTGTTCCTGGCGAGTGACATGCAGAAGTACACTCGGGTCAGCGCCCAGGTGCACTCGGTGTTCGCCGAGATCACTCCAGAGATCGAACCCGTCGCGCTCGACGAGGCGTTTCTGGAGATCACCGGCTCGGTACACCTGTTCGGCGGTCCGCTCGAGCTCGCCCGCTACCTCAAGCGCCGGGTGCTCGAGGTGGTCGACCTGCGCATCAGCGTCGGGCTCGGGCCGACCAAACAGGTCGCCAAGATCGCCTGCACGCTGGGCAAACCCGACGGCCTGAAGCTGGTGCCACGGGAGGCCGTGCGGGAGCTGCTCGATCCGCTGCCGGTCCGCCGCATCTGGGGCATCGGCCCGGTGCTCGGACAGAAGCTCGAGCGCTACGGGATCCGCAGCATCGCCGATCTTGCGAGGTTCGACGCGCGCACCTTGGAGCGCGAGCTGGGTGAGCGGGCGCGGGAGCTGCAGGCTCTGGCCCGCGGCGAAGATCCGCGGGGCGTCGAGAGTGAGCGGGACCCGAAGAGCTACGGTGAGGAGAACACGTTCGAGCAGGACACGCTGGATCGCGAGACGGTGAGCGCCACCCTCACGGTCCATGCCGAGGCCGTGGCGCGGCGGGTGCGTCGCGACGGGTTCCGCGGCCGCATCGTGACCTTGAAGATGAAGCTTGGCACCCGCCGCGGGGTGCGGGAGGCGCGCCTGACCGGCGAGGACAGCGAGCCGCACTACCCGCTGCTCACGCGGCGGAAGACGCTCGTGGATCCGACCGATGACGGGGCCGTGATCCGCGAGACGGCGCTGATGTTGTGGGACGTCACGGCGCTCCAGGAGCCCGTGCGCTTGCTCGGCGTCTCGCTGTCGGGGCTCGAGCGACGAGACCAGGCTCAACTCGAGCTGTTTGCGCCGAAAAAGCCCCGGGACAAGCTGGGCCCGACGCTGGACGCGATCGAGGAACGCTTCGGCAAGAACGCGATCCGGCGGGCGGTCGACGATCCGGGCAAGGTCACTCCGAGCATGAAGAAAAAACGCGGGGAGTGACCCGGGACGCGGCGCTTCAGGCCACCACGTCGAGGCGCGCGCGGCGACGAACATCGAGCCGCGTCAAGCCGGCCTCGAAGAACATTCGGCGGGCCTCGGCCATCTCGGCTGCGGTTGGGCGACGGTTGATCTCTGGGTACTCACCCGTGCGGTACTCGGGGCGATACTGACCCATGACGTTCACGTAGGTGTCGGGTGAGAGCTCTCGGGCCAAGAACTCGAAGATCTTCCGGGACTCATCCAGGAGGCCGGGCATCACCAGATGGCGTACGAGCAGACCGCGGGCGGCGAGGCCTTGCTCATCGAGCTCGAGCGGGCCTACTTGCCGGTGCATCTCGATGATCGCGCGCTGGGCGACCTCGGGATAGTCCTTTGCCTTGAGGTAGCGGGTCGCGCTGGCCCGCGTCCAGAGCTTGAGGTCGGGCATGTAGACGTCGACGATCCCGTCCATCCAGCGCAGCGACTCGAGCGCGTCGTAGGCGCTGGTGTTGTAGACGAGGGGCAAGTGGAGCCCGCGCTCGATGGCGATGGGCAGCGCTTCGAGCAGCTCGGGCACCACGTGCTCGGGCGTGACGAAGTTGATGTTGTGACAACCCTGACGCTGCAAATCGAGCATGGCTGAGGCCAGCCGCTCCTTCGGCATCTCTTCGCCCCGACCCGCCTGGGAGGTGTCGTGGTTCTGACAGAACACACAGCGCAGGTTGCAGAAGCTGAAGAAGATCGTGCCCGAGCCGCGCCTGCCGCGCAGGCAATCTTCCTCCCCGTGGTGGGCGAACCAGGTGCTCACTCGGGCATGACGTCCCGTCGAGCACACCCGGCTCTCGTCGTTCAGCCGGTCGATGCGGCAGTTCCGCGGGCAGATCTCGCAGCTCGCGAGGGCCGCGACCGCACGCTCGGCGCGCGCGCGGATTTCCCCGGGGCCGAGGCGAAGATAGGCGGGCGTCGGGCCGGGCACGGCGCTTCCGAGCGTGATGGCTTCGCATCGGCCGCGCAAGTGGCTATGCTCCGCGCAATGATGTTCGTTCGGTTCCTGGCGCTCTCGTCCGTTGCCTGTTGTTTCGCTGGCTGTGCGACCCAAGGTGTCTTGTTCGACGGCCACGCCGAGCCGCGCATCGCTCGCGCGGCCGACATCCAGGAGCTGGAGGCGGTCCCGGAGGGTTACGAGCGGGTGGGTCGGCTGGCCGCGCGCTGTACGCTGGTCGAGGGCAAACGGGCAGAGAGAGGCTCACTCCTGGTCGACGTGGACTGCACGGAGAGTCGCCTGATGGCTGCGGTGCGCGAGCGTGCCGCGGAGGTCGGGGGAGAGGCGCTGATTGCTCGGCACTGTCGCTCGCGCATCTCAGGGCAGGACGAGAACTCGACCACCACCGACATCTCGTGCGACGCGGACGTGGCGCGCCCGACGGGGCGATCGATGGCGGGCCGGCCGCTGGTCTCCGGGATCATGGCCGAAGACGACGCTCCGCGCGCCGAGGAGGCTTGGCGCATCCGGGTTCACTTCACGGCGACGCCGGGCGTTCCGTATCGTGCGCCACGCCGCGCCGACCACGTGCGCGAAGTCCCCGACATGCCGGGTGCGAACCT
Coding sequences within:
- the dinB gene encoding DNA polymerase IV — encoded protein: MAERWILHADMDAFYASIEQRDRPELRGRPVIVGAQSPRGVVAAASYEARTFGVRSAMPGFRARELCPHGVFLASDMQKYTRVSAQVHSVFAEITPEIEPVALDEAFLEITGSVHLFGGPLELARYLKRRVLEVVDLRISVGLGPTKQVAKIACTLGKPDGLKLVPREAVRELLDPLPVRRIWGIGPVLGQKLERYGIRSIADLARFDARTLERELGERARELQALARGEDPRGVESERDPKSYGEENTFEQDTLDRETVSATLTVHAEAVARRVRRDGFRGRIVTLKMKLGTRRGVREARLTGEDSEPHYPLLTRRKTLVDPTDDGAVIRETALMLWDVTALQEPVRLLGVSLSGLERRDQAQLELFAPKKPRDKLGPTLDAIEERFGKNAIRRAVDDPGKVTPSMKKKRGE
- a CDS encoding radical SAM protein; protein product: MPGPTPAYLRLGPGEIRARAERAVAALASCEICPRNCRIDRLNDESRVCSTGRHARVSTWFAHHGEEDCLRGRRGSGTIFFSFCNLRCVFCQNHDTSQAGRGEEMPKERLASAMLDLQRQGCHNINFVTPEHVVPELLEALPIAIERGLHLPLVYNTSAYDALESLRWMDGIVDVYMPDLKLWTRASATRYLKAKDYPEVAQRAIIEMHRQVGPLELDEQGLAARGLLVRHLVMPGLLDESRKIFEFLARELSPDTYVNVMGQYRPEYRTGEYPEINRRPTAAEMAEARRMFFEAGLTRLDVRRRARLDVVA